The Nicotiana tomentosiformis chromosome 2, ASM39032v3, whole genome shotgun sequence genome includes the window TGTCAGCAgtttaagtatgagcatcaaaggccTGGTATTTTGGTTCAGAAGATTGAGATACCGAAGTAGAAACAGGAGCACATTACTATGGGTTTTGTGGTTGGTTTACCATGAGCATTGAGGGGATTTGACACAGTCTGGGTCAttatggatagactgaccaagtcttcACATTCACTTTGGAGCAGTTGGCTATGATCTACATCTGGGAGATTATCCACCTGCATGGTGTACTTGTTTCTATTATCTCTTATTGCAGCACTCAGTTTACTTTCATATTTTTGGAGAGTTGTTCAGTAGGAGTTGGGCTCTCCGGTTGAGTTGAGCATCGCATTTTACCCTTAGATGGACAGGAAGTCCGAGCGGACcgttcaaattttggaggatatgttgagggaaTGCCCTATTgattttggaggtcagtgggaccagtttctacctTTAGTGGAGTTTACCTAAAACAACAGCTACCCATCGAGCATCTAGATGGATtcgtatgaggcattatatgggacgCGATGCCATTCTCTAGTggattggtttgagcctggtgaggctaggatACTAGGCATAAATTTGgtttgtgatgctttggagatggtgaaattgattcaggagtggcttcgtaTAACGCAGTCTGGGAAAGAGAGTTATGCTGATAAGAAGGCTCGTGATGGGGCATTCATGgtaggtgagaaggttctactaaGGGTTTCGgccatgaaaggtgtgatgagatttgaaaagaatggcaagttgatACCTCAGTATATTAGTCCATTCGAAGTGTTGGAGAGAGTTGGtaaggtggcctacagacttgctttTCCACCTAACTTATCGAGAATTCatatggtgattcatgttttCATACTTCGAAAGTACTATGAGGACCCGtcacatgttttggattttagcttGATGCAGTTGGACAATGATTTGAGTTATGATAAGGATCCAGAggctattttggataggaagatttgaaagttgaggttgaAGCATATTGCATCGATAAAGGTTCAATGGAGTggtcaaccagtcaaggaggcaacttgggagaccgagcatgatatgcagagcatatatcctcatctttttgatatcctaggtatgattctaaactcgttcgatgAGGAATATTTGTtcaagaaggggagaatgtaacggtccggctggttgttttgtgtatttaagccccattcccctatttgataCTTCCTGTATACTTTTTTGCTATTTTTTGACTTGCGGGAATGATTGGGTTTAGAGAAGTTTTGGAACGAattagaatacttagttccaatgGTGgtagcttaagttataagagttgaccgagGTTTGCATTTTGTGTAAGGGACCCCTAAATGGTGTTTTAATGCTTCCAATAGGCTCTTATGGTGATTTTCGACATATGCATATGTACGAATTTAGATTGGGAGGTTCCTTggttgatttggctctttttggtaaaagttaaaaatttaaaggttttgaAAGTTCACTGGTTTGATCGGTAGTTGACTTAAATGTTATAGGGGTAGGATTGTGGTTCTGAGGCTTTGAAAttgtctgttatgtcatttgtgacttgtgtgcaaaatttgggggtTATTCAGAGTTGATTAGATGTGGTTAAATGTGAGTTTTGAAACTTGAAAGTTGGTTAGTTCATTAAGAtagaattgaggtgtgatttgtgatttggatgttattttatgtgagttgacacctcgagtaggtccatgttatattttgggactgatTGGTGTGGTTGGACAGGGTTCCGGGAGCCTCTCGTGGGTTTCGGACGGGCTTCAGATCATTTGAGGTGGAATTGGTTGATCAGGTCTGGTGTTTTCTCACTTGTGAGATTTGGTTCGTAAGTGCAAGCCCGCAGAAGCGTACCTCAGATCCGAAGTTTATCGGGATCAGGGATTTCTACAGATGCGGCGAATCATGTGCTAGTGCGCACACATAGATGTGCTACTTGGAGGGCAGAAGCGGTTTCGCATAAGCGGATTTATGTTCACACAAGCGAATGGGCTAAGGCTTAAGTGAAACTCGTAGAAGAGATTATTAGGTTGCAAAAGAGACGCCGTAGAAGTGGCGGTTTGGTCGCAGAAGCGTggatataatatattttttcgaGGGTTAgctttattttatcatattttgagattgggagatcggattggggaaatgttttaggcgattttcaccacttCGATTGGGGCAAGTGTTATTGACTCGGATTTAatattatttcatgattctatccttGATTTTTGACTTTTATTGGTGAATCTAAGAGAGGTATATTGGAGGTTTAGACATAAGATATATAAAGTGAAAAAGGAGATTTTAAGCCCGATTTGGAGTCaattttggatgaaacttgtatatttgaaCTCGTATTCGAATGCGTAGTCGTGAATTAaaacttttatcgggtttcggGAAGCGGGCCTGGGTTGAATTTTTGTTAATTGATAAAGATTGGTGCTTTATTACTTAGTTATCAATTCCTATAGATTTGTTTAATGTTATTGAGTTCTTTTTAACTAGATTTGACCCGTttagaggccgattcgagaggcaagggatTTTACACTATTAATTTGCCTTGTTGAAGTAATTATTTTACCTacccttgtgtgggaaaaatacCCCGTAGGATTTGGTCTTTATTATTGATTCGTATTATGTAAAAAGcaatgtgtacacgaggtgatgagcaTGTACACGAGTGATATGTGTGGCTTATGATCGGATTAGAttttaggctattaatatgccttaatttgagGATGTGTTTTTTATGAAACCTTCTTAATTACTCTGTGGCTGCATGAACATGATTACTACAATTTATTTAGCCGTGGTAATGATTTATATGTCAAACAACCATCCGCATTTTACTATTTTCATGTACTTGTCCACCTTGTTGATAAATTATGAGCTTATATCTTTGATGAAAATTTGGCAttattattttgttataattgTGGCACATATGGACATGTTGGGAAGATTGATTAGGTGTTGGCACGAGGTTTTGCCGTGCGATTATGATTATTATTGTGAGCATGaggcgaaataagggtggcattttctTGGGTTGCCCATGTGACAAAATAAGGGTAGTGATATGCATATGTGGTGAAATAAAGACAACATTTATTGTTATTTGCATATGCGGCGAAATAAGAGTGgcattgttgatgatgatgtgaTGATTTGTTGGTGTTTCTCTTAATGTTGTTTATGTGTCAAAACGAGGTTGATATTGATCATATGAATAACTTGTTAAACTTCGTCatgtactttaattgagttgttAGTTGAATTTGACATGCTATCATATGCCCCATCTTCTATTTGATGACTTGTTGTCAAAATCGAACCTTTATGTGCGTTGAGTTGTTATCACCTGTTCTGAAGAGATTTTTGATTTTGTTTTCCATTATATATTCTGTTTCCAGTTACtgatatattgcacaagttatttgaaTAGTGAATATTATATGACTTAAACCTTGTCACTGCTTCATCGAAGTTAGTCTTGGTATTTACTAGGTACCGAATGTGGCAGATTCAGATGTTGGAGGTAGTGGACCTAGGGAGTGAGAGCATTCATTGAACACAAGGATTTGACGTAGAGTTGCATGACCGTCGCAATCCCTTGAAGTACCATCCTTACATTGAAAGTGTTATTTTCTCATATTCGAACAATATTATATTTGATACATCtttatgtattcagttaaagCACTTGACTCTATACTACCTAGTTATGGGGCAAAGTATTGAGTATTGCCATTTTGGCTTGTGTTAACTCTATTTCCATTTGTTTACATAAACTCTATcttattatatcatattttgttgaTTTAATTTTGTTAAGTGATTGACTTACCTAGCCTTAGAGATTTGGTGCCACCACATCcctatggtgggatttgggtTCTCACTGTAAATTTTGAAGATGCCTAATAGTGCATTGAAATCACGAAGGTAGTGGcggcgatcgcgaagaagaaagagaGTTGGGAATTTTGTGCATCATGATCGCGAAGGATTAATTGATGTCAGGGGTATTTTGTGTTCTGAATTTCGATCTTTGCTCATTGTCACTgtttttttgagttttggagaacAAGAGAACAtaattttgaagagggatttcaTCCAATTTTTTAGGGCAAATGTTTATAATATGATTTTGATTATATAGCATGATTCCATGGATCATGACACATAAATTAAGGACTTAAAGTGTAAAGATGAGTTTTTGACTTGAAACTTAAGATAGTGTATTTTGAGATTTTTTGATGTCTATTTGGACTCAGATGTGAAAACTAGTAACATATTTGGACTTGTATGGTTATGGGTCGATCATGTTTGACCTTGGATTTGGGTATTGACCATGTGTGCTCGGGTTAACTTTTTAGAATTACgtcaaagatcgaaactttattaatTGGGATTGCTTCCTTTTGCATTCTTTGACTTTCATGAATGATATTTAGCTAGGTTTTGGGGAATTGGAGGTCAATAACCAAGGAAAGGACGTGATTTGGGGTTGAAGACTAACCGGAAGAGGGTAAGTATTTTtcttaaccttgacttgagggaatatctTTAAAATGGACTTACTATCTACATGCTATGTGTTTGGGGGTAActtatatgcaaggtgacgagcgtatattcGAGAAACAAAGTTATTTTATGCTCGGAGTATATTGTAGActttgctatattttattttggtACATGCTCTACTTGTGATATGCTTTAATtatttgtatgactacttgatTTATCTTATTTATGCCAGAGATCATGTATAGGcttttgatgatttatttgaacaTGGTGGCTATTCATATGATGGATTACATGCTGGAGATATTTTCACGCGTTACAAACATGCATACATCATGCATAGATATCATCTCTTGTAGAAATGCATATATCCCTGCATAGTTATTTCTTTGTCC containing:
- the LOC104098490 gene encoding uncharacterized protein; protein product: MDSYEALYGTRCHSLVDWFEPGEARILGINLVCDALEMVKLIQEWLRITQSGKESYADKKARDGAFMVGEKVLLRVSAMKGVMRFEKNGKLIPQYISPFEVLERVGKVAYRLAFPPNLSRIHMVIHVFILRKYYEDPSHVLDFSLMQLDNDLSYDKDPEAILDRKI